A genomic window from Sulfurovum riftiae includes:
- a CDS encoding DUF485 domain-containing protein, protein MTKEQIEHVRNNPKYQKLVKERSKFAWTLSIIMLVVYYAFILTIAFDPSILGTKMGDGVMTIGIPIGIAIIIIAFALTGIYVKRANGEFDELSRQVKEELKDIA, encoded by the coding sequence ATGACAAAAGAACAGATCGAACACGTTCGGAACAATCCGAAGTATCAAAAACTGGTAAAAGAGCGAAGCAAGTTCGCATGGACGCTCTCCATTATCATGTTGGTGGTCTATTATGCATTTATCCTGACGATCGCATTCGACCCTTCCATTTTGGGAACGAAAATGGGTGATGGCGTGATGACCATTGGTATCCCTATAGGTATCGCGATCATTATCATTGCATTTGCATTGACAGGTATCTATGTAAAAAGAGCGAATGGCGAGTTTGATGAACTCAGCCGGCA